The Amphiura filiformis chromosome 12, Afil_fr2py, whole genome shotgun sequence genome includes a region encoding these proteins:
- the LOC140166406 gene encoding lipase member K-like translates to MATTSTEDEGEGPTRKRRKLDEGGDRKLDEMKPGIRFNEKMSGELHFNNHPHHCHLALTIESRDVQKMITLDKEHSAQICGTVICKAMSEHPMTVLYGQFQLLAKSKDKIETRESIYKMVLTSEEGQSYYLYGKKEFHKDSAFEMGMTDTTELNLIVYEGTDVSNNGRAVAEGKLLMTWKDFMKDMLNIEVINSQSAMEKLKWKAKFGRFYMGIIWETYGMLTAASSPFDPDSPPREKRPLNVKGIEPEVFWFETNDGIRLPLIRYKGGTKGPLMLAHGMGVSSRIFTLDTIDKNFVEFLVEHDYDVWVVEWRASVVMAAHELQHNFDSVAKNDMPMAINRILTKTGAKDVQVVVHCVGSITFFMSMLSGQLEGKIRSIVASQVAFCTIPSAVNWLKAHSRLTKILHGLGVQGLSAYTDSKAGIMSRALNMFVENFTDATTPFDEHCDNHVCHRITFMYGLMWKHKNLNPQTHASLHEVFGYGTATFFKHLSACMRKQHLVDEHGNSAMYLPDFDSRRRLESKAYMTHMKRLDLPIMFYSGKENKAFPPEATLRAYERCEEAFPEQDYQRLVFEGYGHLDHMMGKNSEEDIFKKLLPFLDQYSLPAASQDSLGTAV, encoded by the exons ATGGCAACGACTAGTACAGAAGATGAAGGGGAAGGACcaacaaggaaaagaaggaaaCTTGATGAAG GCGGAGATCGGAAATTAGACGAAATGAAGCCTGGTATTCGCTTCAACGAAAAGATGTCCGGCGAATTGCACTTCAACAACCATCCCCATCACTGCCACCTTGCTCTGACCATCGAATCAcgagatgtccagaaaatgatcACGTTAGACAAGGAGCACTCGGCTCAGATTTGCGGCACAGTAATCTGCAAGGCCATGTCCGAGCATCCAATGACAGTGTTATATGGACAGTTCCAGCTTTTGGCCAAGAGCAAGGATAAAATTGAAACGCGTGAGAGTATATATAAGATGGTTTTGACAAGCGAGGAAGGGCAGTCCTATTACCTTTATGGCAAGAAAGAATTTCATAAGGATTCGGCATTTGAAATGGGCATGACGGATACCACGGAACTGAATCTTATCGTGTATGAAGGCACGGATGTTAGCAACAATGGACGTGCAGTAGCGGAGGGGAAGCTTCTCATGACATGGAAGGACTTCATGAAAGACATGCTGAACATCGAAGTAATCAATTCACAGAGCGCCATggagaagctaaaatggaaagcCAAATTTGGCAGATTCTATATGGGTATTATATGGGAGACTTACGGCATGCTGACAGCTGCCAGTTCCCCGTTCGATCCGGATTCGCCACCGAGGGAGAAACGACCCCTGAACGTAAAAGGAATTGAACCGGAAGTGTTTTGGTTCGAAACAAACGACGGCATTCGACTACCGTTGATTCGGTATAAAGGCGGCACCAAAGGTCCGCTGATGCTTGCACACGGAATGGGGGTGTCTTCTAGGATCTTTACGCTGGATACAATCGATAAGAACTTTGTGGAATTTCTTGTGGAGCATGATTACGACGTATGGGTAGTGGAATGGCGTGCATCTGTGGTAATGGCCGCCCATGAATTACAGCACAACTTCGACTCGGTAGCGAAGAATGATATGCCCATGGCGATCAATCGAATCCTAACTAAAACAGGCGCGAAAGATGTACAGGTTGTCGTACATTGTGTTGGTTCCATCACATTCTTTATGTCAATGCTCTCGGGACAGCTTGAAGGGAAGATTCGGTCGATTGTAGCATCCCAAGTGGCCTTCTGTACCATACCATCAGCAGTCAATTGGTTAAAAGCGCACTCGCGTCTTACAAAAATCTTACATGGTCTTGGCGTGCAAGGTCTCAGCGCGTATACAGACTCAAAAGCTGGAATCATGTCCCGTGCCCTAAATATGTTTGTGGAGAATTTCACTGACGCAACCACCCCATTTGATGAACACTGCGACAATCACGTATGCCATCGTATCACATTCATGTACGGTCTCATGTGGAAACATAAAAACTTAAATCCCCAGACCCATGCTTCTCTTCACGAGGTATTCGGGTACGGCACGGCAACGTTCTTCAAACACCTATCTGCATGTATGCGAAAACAGCATCTAGTGGATGAGCATGGGAACTCGGCGATGTATCTGCCGGATTTCGACAGCAGACGACGACTTGAATCTAAAGCGTACATGACGCACATGAAGCGGTTAGATTTACCCATTATGTTCTACAGCGGGAAGGAAAACAAGGCTTTCCCACCAGAGGCGACTTTACGTGCATATGAAAGATGCGAAGAGGCGTTCCCAGAGCAAGACTACCAGAGGTTAGTTTTTGAAGGGTATGGACATTTGGATCATATGATGGGCAAGAATTCAGAGGAGGACATATTCAAGAAGTTACTACCATTTCTTGACCAATATTCCCTACCAGCCGCTTCGCAGGACTCTCTCGGTACAGCGGTTTAG
- the LOC140166408 gene encoding uncharacterized protein: MSNILLWTIFLEGFLLIYGFEKPPEAVLPLDSIKPAIHLSLLSPESPREGDDVMLQCAAKPKNGSKSVTPDNVHWIKGNVGVPEIGHKPEAVRFVREKTEDDGIVMFTLTIKEAEVTDADNYMCIVQVGEKGYFTSNEVAVAIQPGDPEDKKKREEAKKDKEDEDLQEILSWRDRIDELSQEELKMLADALVEENRRKEEKEKAEKEKVEKKKPAKEKETTTREPAKSDTNEVTLTDEEKSLLQRRNELDGMSEIDLFMLAQALKKEKVVKENEKRKEVEEKKKKEKEAEQEKEEKNKKWKEDIENRKREAEEKERRESEKKREAEREKELYMLTSEEKSILQRKSELADFTAEEIKLLHKAMGKQKNIAARNRLNEERKKPELVLTDEEKAILARKDEMRSMSQEELKVMSKAVTKQKKIQDAKKNDQSKEEIQDESPRKRARLDEQAKEPISGEELLTLLKKDDVMNLSNDDLGMLARGLKKQQYLEDMNPNVGDGMTKDEMFNLLKRKDQILNMEQHELDSYMIALVKERNIKYGGAKVPEPTSKKVKDEASEQITNEEVLMLTKKDDIMNLGNDELPILASALKKQRAMEDRNPFTGEDMSENEMHQLLNKKDQIMDMEQDELDLFFTAMIKDKLLKSRPPRPEDEMSMEDMRRILKWQDGDVSQLSSEEFRLLGTALLKEKKLNNAKKKYSDPLEDEEIDVHDEL; encoded by the coding sequence ATGTCAAACATACTTTTATGGACAATTTTTCTGGAAGGTTTCCTCTTAATATACGGATTTGAGAAACCTCCTGAAGCCGTCTTACCATTAGATAGCATCAAACCTGCGATTCACCTATCCCTACTCTCACCGGAGTCACCACGTGAAGGCGATGATGTAATGCTACAGTGCGCGGCCAAACCAAAAAATGGTTCAAAAAGTGTAACGCCCGATAATGTCCATTGGATCAAGGGTAACGTGGGTGTTCCAGAAATCGGACATAAACCTGAGGCAGTGAGATTTGTCAGGGAAAAAACCGAAGATGATGGAATCGTAATGTTTACTTTAACCATCAAGGAAGCGGAAGTGACTGATGCGGACAATTATATGTGTATTGTGCAAGTTGGCGAAAAGGGTTACTTTACTTCTAACGAGGTAGCTGTCGCAATTCAACCAGGAGATCCGGAAGATAAGAAAAAAAGGGAAGAAGCAAAGAAAGATAAAGAAGACGAAGATCTGCAAGAAATCTTATCATGGAGGGATAGAATTGATGAATTGTCACAGGAGGAGTTGAAGATGCTAGCTGATGCACTGGTGGAGGAAAacagaaggaaagaagaaaaggaaaaggctgAAAAGGAAAAAGTAGAAAAGAAAAAGCCTGCAAAGGAAAAGGAAACTACTACTAGAGAACCAGCTAAATCCGATACAAATGAAGTTACTCTCACAGATGAAGAAAAAAGCCTTTTGCAACGAAGGAACGAACTTGATGGTATGTCAGAGATAGATTTATTCATGCTCGCACAAGCGTTGAAAAAGGAGAAAGTAGTCAAGGAAAATGAAAAGAGGAAAGAAgtggaagaaaagaaaaaaaaggaaaaagaagcaGAACaagagaaagaagagaaaaataaaaaatggaaggAAGATATAGAAAATAGGAAGAGGGAAGCTGAAGAAAAAGAACGGAGAGAgtcagaaaagaaaagagaagcaGAAAGGGAAAAGGAGTTGTACATGTTGACGTCAGAAGAAAAGTCAATTTTGCAAAGAAAGTCTGAGTTGGCTGATTTTACTGCGGAGGAAATAAAACTATTACATAAGGCAATGGGTAAACAAAAGAATATCGCGGCACGTAACAGGCTCAATGAAGAAAGGAAAAAACCTGAACTGGTACTCACCGATGAAGAAAAAGCGATACTTGCAAGGAAAGATGAGATGCGATCCATGTCACAGGAGGAATTAAAAGTAATGTCTAAGGCGGTCACCAAACAGAAGAAGATACAAGACGCAAAGAAAAACGATCAAAGCAAAGAGGAAATACAAGATGAATCGCCTAGAAAGAGAGCAAGACTGGATGAGCAAGCCAAGGAGCCTATCTCTGGAGAGGAGTTACTGACGCTATTGAAGAAAGATGATGTCATGAATTTATCCAATGATGATCTAGGTATGTTGGCTCGTGGCCTGAAGAAACAGCAATATCTTGAGGATATGAATCCAAACGTAGGCGATGGTATGACCAAAGATGAGATGTTTAACTTATTGAAGAGAAAGGACCAAATCCTCAACATGGAACAACATGAACTTGATTCGTATATGATAGCTCTGGTTAAAGAGAGAAATATCAAATATGGCGGTGCAAAGGTTCCAGAACCTACATCTAAAAAAGTCAAAGATGAAGCGTCCGAGCAAATTACAAATGAGGAAGTATTGATGCTGACGAAGAAAGACGACATCATGAACTTAGGCAATGATGAGTTACCTATTTTAGCTAGCGCTTTGAAGAAACAAAGAGCAATGGAAGATAGAAATCCGTTTACAGGGGAAGATATGAGCGAAAACGAAATGCATCAACTTTTGAATAAGAAAGACCAAATCATGGATATGGAACAAGATGAACTTGATTTGTTTTTTACGGCTATGATTAAAGATAAACTACTAAAATCAAGACCACCACGCCCAGAAGATGAGATGTCGATGGAAGACATGAGGAGGATTCTTAAGTGGCAAGATGGTGATGTTTCACAATTGAGCAGCGAAGAGTTTAGATTACTTGGCACGGCTTTGTTAAAGGAAAAGAAACTGAACAATGCTAAGAAAAAGTACAGTGACCCGTTAGAAGATGAAGAAATAGATGTTCATGACGAGTTGTGA